The proteins below are encoded in one region of Deltaproteobacteria bacterium:
- the prfB gene encoding peptide chain release factor 2, whose amino-acid sequence MISNSCGVIFDLSETHRQLEQLERTISNPDFWNNPQSAQKPLKKRAALQNQLSEWKKVQQVHDDLETLIELCREEEAEDLYPEIRTALREFRTAMTDLELKTMLGEENDPNNAIVNIHSGAGGTESQDWAQMLFRMYQRWTERKRFKIKILDLMYGEEAGIKSVTFIVEGEYAYGLLKSEDGVHRLVRISPFDAGKRRHTSFASVMILPELDEEIEVPIRDEDLRIDTYRSSGAGGQHVNVTDSAVRITHLPTGIVVQCQNERSQHKNKASALKVLKARIYELEVEKQKEKVEEMHGEKKEIGWGNQIRSYVLQPYQLVKDNRTKVEKGNVEAVLDGEIDEFMKAYLLRKK is encoded by the coding sequence ATGATTTCGAACTCCTGCGGAGTCATCTTTGACCTCTCGGAGACGCACCGGCAATTAGAGCAGCTCGAAAGAACCATTTCCAACCCGGATTTCTGGAACAACCCTCAGAGCGCACAGAAACCGCTGAAGAAGCGTGCCGCCCTTCAGAATCAACTTTCCGAATGGAAAAAAGTGCAACAGGTCCACGACGACCTGGAGACCTTGATCGAACTTTGCCGGGAAGAAGAGGCGGAAGACCTCTATCCTGAAATCCGCACGGCTCTCCGGGAGTTCCGGACCGCCATGACCGACCTCGAACTGAAAACCATGCTCGGGGAAGAAAATGACCCCAACAACGCCATCGTCAACATCCATTCCGGTGCCGGGGGAACGGAATCACAGGACTGGGCGCAGATGCTCTTCCGCATGTATCAACGCTGGACGGAACGAAAAAGATTCAAAATCAAGATCCTCGACCTGATGTACGGCGAAGAAGCCGGGATCAAGAGCGTCACATTCATCGTCGAGGGAGAATATGCCTACGGTCTCCTTAAATCGGAAGACGGCGTACACCGGCTCGTCCGGATCTCTCCCTTCGACGCCGGGAAACGGCGTCATACCTCCTTTGCCTCCGTGATGATCCTGCCCGAATTGGACGAAGAAATCGAGGTACCGATCCGGGACGAGGACTTGCGGATCGACACCTACCGGTCGAGCGGTGCCGGTGGTCAGCATGTCAATGTCACCGACTCCGCCGTTCGGATCACCCATCTCCCTACGGGGATTGTGGTGCAGTGTCAGAATGAACGCTCCCAGCACAAGAACAAGGCCTCCGCCCTGAAGGTCCTGAAGGCCCGGATCTATGAACTTGAAGTGGAGAAACAAAAGGAAAAAGTCGAGGAGATGCACGGCGAGAAAAAAGAGATCGGCTGGGGCAACCAGATCCGCTCCTACGTCCTTCAGCCCTACCAACTCGTTAAGGACAACCGGACCAAAGTGGAAAAAGGCAATGTCGAAGCCGTCCTCGACGGAGAGATTGATGAATTCATGAAGGCCTACCTGTTACGAAAGAAATGA